In Pseudomonas lalkuanensis, the following are encoded in one genomic region:
- the aroK gene encoding shikimate kinase AroK, whose protein sequence is MRNLILIGPMGAGKSTIGRLLAKELRLPFKDSDKEIEQRTGADIPWIFDVEGEQGFRDREQAMIEELCGHDGVVLATGGGAVLRPANRQALRGGGRVVYLHTSVEQQIERTSRDRNRPLLRSADPGKVLRDLMAIRDPLYREIADIIIETDERPPRMVVQEILARLQALPPR, encoded by the coding sequence GTGCGTAATTTGATTCTGATCGGCCCGATGGGAGCTGGGAAAAGCACCATCGGGCGTTTGCTTGCCAAAGAACTGCGTCTTCCCTTCAAGGACTCCGATAAGGAAATCGAACAGCGCACCGGCGCGGATATCCCCTGGATATTCGATGTCGAGGGTGAGCAGGGCTTCCGTGATCGCGAACAGGCGATGATCGAGGAACTCTGCGGCCACGACGGCGTCGTGCTGGCGACCGGTGGCGGCGCGGTTCTGCGTCCGGCCAATCGTCAGGCATTGCGTGGCGGTGGTCGCGTCGTCTATCTGCACACGTCGGTGGAGCAGCAGATCGAGCGCACCTCGCGTGACCGCAATCGGCCGCTGTTGCGGTCGGCCGACCCGGGGAAAGTCCTGCGTGACCTGATGGCAATCCGCGATCCGCTTTACCGCGAGATCGCCGACATCATCATCGAAACCGACGAGCGGCCGCCGCGCATGGTGGTGCAAGAAATACTGGCGCGCCTACAGGCATTGCCGCCCCGTTAA
- the pilP gene encoding type 4a pilus biogenesis lipoprotein PilP, with amino-acid sequence MSSPRARLALCALMLLGLSGCGVGDDFSDLQAYMDEVRARPKGSIEPLPKFQPYEAFTYSAAALRSPFQPPIKIDLAKQQKGSKDVHPDETRVKQFLEGFNIESFEMVGTLSNGSGSFALISGAGGVHRVKVGDYLGRNHGKVVGIDESKVDVIEIVPDGEGGWLERPRSLALRERS; translated from the coding sequence ATGAGTAGTCCTCGCGCCCGCCTGGCGCTCTGTGCCCTGATGCTTCTCGGTCTGTCCGGCTGCGGTGTCGGTGACGACTTCAGCGACCTGCAGGCCTATATGGACGAGGTTCGCGCCCGTCCGAAGGGTTCCATCGAACCCTTGCCGAAATTTCAGCCATACGAAGCCTTCACCTACAGCGCGGCCGCATTGCGCAGTCCCTTCCAGCCGCCGATCAAGATCGATCTGGCCAAGCAACAGAAGGGTTCGAAGGATGTTCACCCGGATGAGACTCGGGTCAAACAGTTCCTCGAAGGGTTCAATATCGAGTCCTTCGAAATGGTGGGAACCCTGTCCAATGGTTCGGGGAGCTTTGCCTTGATCAGTGGCGCTGGAGGGGTGCATCGGGTCAAGGTGGGGGACTATCTGGGGCGCAACCATGGGAAGGTCGTCGGCATCGACGAGTCCAAGGTCGACGTGATCGAGATTGTCCCGGACGGGGAAGGCGGATGGCTGGAGCGTCCGCGGAGTCTCGCGCTCAGGGAGCGCTCTTGA
- the pilQ gene encoding type IV pilus secretin PilQ, with the protein MKSSLSRLGITLLAALMSPALLAANLQGLDVAALPGDRVELKLAFDEPVVAPRGYTIEQPARIALDLPGVSNKLGSKNRELGVGNARSVTVVEAKDRTRLIINLSTLVPYSTRVDGRNLYVLVGDSASAPAAPRQVTAAPAPAPAAAQLAASQPVKSYARAGRSIENIDFQRGDQGEGNVVITLSDPSVSPDIQEQGGKIRLAFPKTQLPEPLRVRLDVKDFATPVQFVSASGAGNDASISIEPTGYYDYLAYQTDNKLTVSIKPLTQEDVEKRKTERFAYSGEKLSLNFQDIDVRSVLQLIADFTDLNLVASDTVQGNITLRLQNVPWDQALDLVLKTKGLDKRKVGNVLLVAPADEIAARERQELESQKQIAELAPLRRELIQVNYAKAADIAKLFQSVTSGDPSAAGADERGSITVDDRTNSIIAYQTEDKLDELRRIVTQLDIPVRQVMIEARIVEANVDYDKALGVNWRGASIGDNNFVVGGGGLGRPAANQAGNVNLANAPFVDLGADSATSSIGIGFITDNTILDLELSAMEKTGNGEIVSQPKVVTSDKETAKILKGQEVPYQEASSSGATSTSFKEAALSLEVTPQITPDNRIIMEVKVTKDAPDFANALNGVPPINKNEVNAKVLVNDGETIVIGGVFSNTQTKAVDKVPFLGDLPFLGRMFRRDVVQDKKAELLVFLTPRIMNNQAIAVSR; encoded by the coding sequence ATGAAAAGCTCGCTATCGCGCCTTGGTATCACGCTATTGGCCGCCCTGATGTCACCTGCGCTGCTGGCGGCGAACCTGCAGGGGCTGGATGTTGCGGCCCTGCCGGGCGACAGGGTCGAACTCAAACTGGCCTTCGACGAGCCGGTGGTAGCTCCTCGCGGCTACACCATCGAGCAGCCAGCACGCATTGCTCTGGACCTGCCGGGCGTGTCCAACAAGCTGGGTTCGAAGAATCGGGAGCTGGGCGTGGGCAATGCCCGCAGCGTGACCGTGGTGGAAGCCAAGGACCGCACTCGCCTGATCATCAATCTGTCCACGCTCGTGCCCTACAGTACCCGCGTAGATGGCCGAAACCTCTATGTGCTGGTGGGGGACTCCGCATCTGCGCCGGCAGCCCCGCGTCAGGTTACTGCGGCCCCGGCGCCCGCCCCGGCCGCCGCACAACTGGCCGCCTCGCAGCCGGTCAAGAGCTACGCCCGTGCCGGTCGGAGCATCGAAAACATCGACTTCCAGCGTGGTGATCAGGGTGAGGGCAATGTGGTGATCACCTTGTCCGATCCCAGCGTCAGCCCGGACATCCAGGAGCAAGGCGGCAAGATCCGTCTGGCCTTCCCCAAGACCCAGTTGCCTGAGCCGCTGCGCGTTCGCCTGGACGTTAAGGACTTCGCTACGCCGGTGCAATTCGTAAGCGCGTCGGGTGCCGGCAACGACGCCAGCATCAGCATCGAACCCACCGGCTATTACGACTACCTGGCCTATCAGACCGACAACAAGCTGACCGTCAGCATCAAGCCGCTGACGCAGGAAGATGTGGAGAAGCGCAAGACCGAGCGTTTCGCCTATTCCGGCGAGAAGCTGTCGTTGAACTTCCAGGACATCGATGTGCGCTCGGTGCTGCAACTGATCGCCGACTTCACCGACCTCAACCTGGTGGCCTCGGATACCGTACAAGGCAACATCACCCTGCGCCTGCAGAACGTGCCCTGGGACCAGGCACTGGATCTGGTGCTGAAGACCAAAGGCCTGGACAAGCGCAAGGTAGGTAACGTGCTGCTGGTCGCGCCGGCTGATGAGATCGCCGCCCGTGAGCGCCAGGAGCTGGAGTCGCAGAAGCAGATTGCCGAACTGGCCCCTCTGCGCCGCGAGCTGATCCAGGTGAACTACGCCAAGGCTGCCGACATCGCCAAGCTGTTCCAATCCGTCACCAGCGGGGACCCGAGCGCTGCCGGTGCCGATGAGCGCGGTTCCATCACGGTAGACGACCGTACCAACAGCATCATCGCCTACCAGACCGAAGATAAGCTGGATGAGCTGCGTCGCATCGTTACCCAGCTGGATATCCCGGTTCGCCAGGTAATGATCGAAGCGCGTATCGTCGAAGCCAACGTCGATTACGACAAGGCCCTGGGCGTGAACTGGCGTGGTGCGAGCATCGGCGACAACAACTTCGTCGTTGGTGGCGGTGGTCTCGGTCGTCCGGCCGCCAACCAGGCGGGCAATGTCAACCTGGCCAACGCCCCCTTCGTCGATCTCGGCGCTGACAGCGCGACGTCCAGCATCGGCATCGGCTTCATTACCGACAACACCATCCTGGACCTCGAGCTGTCGGCGATGGAGAAGACCGGTAACGGCGAGATCGTATCGCAGCCCAAGGTGGTCACCTCCGACAAGGAAACCGCCAAGATCCTCAAAGGCCAGGAAGTGCCCTACCAGGAAGCCAGCTCCAGCGGTGCCACCAGCACCTCGTTCAAGGAGGCGGCCCTGTCCCTGGAAGTCACTCCCCAGATCACGCCTGACAACCGCATCATCATGGAAGTGAAGGTGACCAAGGATGCGCCGGACTTCGCCAACGCCCTGAACGGAGTACCGCCGATCAACAAGAACGAGGTCAACGCCAAGGTGCTGGTCAATGATGGTGAAACCATTGTCATAGGTGGGGTATTCTCCAACACCCAAACCAAGGCGGTGGACAAGGTGCCCTTCCTCGGCGACCTTCCCTTCCTCGGCCGCATGTTCCGTCGCGACGTGGTTCAGGACAAGAAAGCCGAGCTCCTGGTATTCCTCACTCCCCGCATCATGAACAATCAGGCCATTGCGGTGAGTCGCTGA
- the pilO gene encoding type 4a pilus biogenesis protein PilO produces the protein MSFSDSLESLRKIDLADLDVNNLGSWPIAVKVITCVLLLILVLVLGYNFHLKDLELQLDSKRAEEATLKEQFASKAFQAANLEAYKEQMKEMETSFGALLRQLPSDTEVPGLLEDITRTGLGSGLEFEEIKLLPEVTQQFYIELPIQISVVGGYHDLATFVSGVASLPRIVTLHDFEIKPLSNESGSKLRMSILAKTYRYNDKGLQK, from the coding sequence ATGAGTTTCTCCGACTCCCTTGAAAGCCTGCGCAAGATCGACCTTGCCGACCTGGACGTCAACAACCTGGGTTCCTGGCCCATTGCGGTCAAGGTCATCACTTGCGTGTTGCTGCTGATCCTCGTACTGGTGCTGGGGTACAACTTCCATCTCAAGGACCTCGAACTCCAGCTGGACTCGAAGCGTGCTGAAGAGGCGACCCTGAAGGAGCAGTTTGCCTCGAAGGCGTTCCAGGCCGCGAACCTCGAAGCCTACAAGGAACAGATGAAGGAGATGGAAACCTCCTTCGGTGCGCTGTTGCGTCAGTTGCCCAGCGACACCGAGGTGCCGGGCTTGCTGGAAGACATCACCCGTACCGGTCTGGGCAGCGGTCTCGAATTCGAAGAGATCAAGCTGCTGCCGGAAGTCACCCAGCAGTTCTACATCGAGCTGCCGATCCAGATATCCGTGGTGGGTGGCTATCACGACCTGGCGACCTTCGTCAGTGGCGTCGCCAGCCTGCCGCGGATCGTGACCCTGCATGATTTCGAGATCAAGCCGCTTTCCAATGAGAGTGGCTCCAAGCTGCGCATGTCGATTCTTGCCAAGACCTACCGCTACAACGACAAGGGGCTGCAGAAATGA